One segment of candidate division KSB1 bacterium DNA contains the following:
- a CDS encoding Uma2 family endonuclease, with protein sequence MTTTIEHPGISEAIHPTADVPPRRKPSESPPAKLTMEEATELANGRIFELIDGKMIFKMPDAKHSDTHSLLGARLTNYFLANPIGRVRTEFEHRLWPENPYEGRLPDLSVILNESLERDQRYATRAPDLAIEIVSLGDKWTELFEKARLYLEKGSRVVWIADPFQKGVMVITPSEQRWERERLTCPELMPGFSVTMDDIFTWPEAIPPGEATTAKQQ encoded by the coding sequence ATGACAACGACGATAGAACACCCCGGCATCAGCGAAGCGATACACCCGACTGCTGATGTTCCGCCGCGACGGAAGCCATCCGAATCACCGCCAGCCAAGCTGACAATGGAAGAAGCCACCGAATTAGCCAATGGTCGAATTTTTGAGTTGATCGACGGAAAGATGATCTTCAAAATGCCCGACGCTAAACATTCAGACACACATTCGCTTCTGGGGGCGAGATTGACCAACTACTTTCTCGCCAATCCGATCGGCAGAGTGCGAACGGAGTTTGAGCATCGGCTCTGGCCTGAAAATCCTTATGAAGGACGGCTTCCCGATCTCTCGGTTATCCTCAACGAAAGTTTGGAGCGGGATCAGCGCTATGCGACTCGCGCTCCGGATTTGGCCATCGAAATTGTCTCGCTCGGCGACAAATGGACGGAGCTTTTCGAGAAAGCCAGACTTTATCTTGAAAAGGGCAGTCGTGTGGTTTGGATTGCCGATCCCTTCCAGAAGGGAGTGATGGTCATAACGCCGTCGGAACAGCGCTGGGAACGAGAGCGGCTCACTTGTCCGGAGCTGATGCCCGGTTTCAGTGTGACCATGGATGATATCTTCACCTGGCCGGAAGCGATCCCGCCGGGTGAAGCCACAACTGCCAAACAACAATAA